A section of the Stenotrophomonas sp. 364 genome encodes:
- a CDS encoding dicarboxylate/amino acid:cation symporter — MTEAATTRKKLPLHWKMGIGFALGLVLGLIVHAAGPGVPGLTDFAKGVMAWVTTPLSGLFLNLIFMLIVPLIFSALIMGVSEMGDIRALGRIGWKTLAYTVLLSGIAVGIGLVLVNVLKPGAGVDPHVAAQMLSENAERSKEIVAGIHETPKGMDMLLSIVPSNVLQAASDNGAILSLMFFALMFGIGMVLSDEEKVAPLRRAVEGVFEVSMTLINLVIRLAPYAVACFMFNLAALFGFDLIIRLGAYVGVVVLALGLHMVVTYGTAVWLSGRSPLSFFRDTQEATVMAFSTASSNATLPTALRVADQMGLPQKVSRFVLTVGATANQNGTALFEGVTVIFLAQFFGVDLSIGQQIMVMAVCILGGIGTAGVPSGSLPVVAMICAMVGVNPLGIGLILGVNHFLDMCRTALNVTGDLALTTLVAKGETEDSPVPVQVQRD; from the coding sequence ATGACTGAGGCCGCAACGACCCGCAAGAAACTGCCCTTGCACTGGAAAATGGGCATTGGCTTCGCGCTGGGCCTGGTGCTGGGCCTGATCGTGCATGCCGCCGGACCGGGCGTGCCTGGCCTGACCGACTTCGCCAAGGGTGTGATGGCCTGGGTGACCACGCCGCTGTCGGGCCTGTTCCTCAACCTGATCTTCATGCTGATCGTGCCGCTGATCTTCTCGGCGCTAATCATGGGCGTGTCGGAGATGGGCGACATCCGCGCGCTCGGCCGCATCGGCTGGAAGACCCTGGCCTACACAGTGCTGCTGTCGGGCATCGCGGTGGGCATCGGGCTGGTGCTGGTCAACGTGCTCAAGCCCGGCGCCGGGGTGGACCCGCACGTGGCCGCGCAGATGCTCTCGGAGAATGCCGAGCGCAGCAAGGAAATCGTCGCCGGCATCCATGAAACCCCCAAGGGCATGGATATGCTGCTGTCGATCGTGCCCAGCAACGTGCTGCAGGCCGCATCGGACAATGGCGCGATCCTGTCGCTGATGTTCTTCGCGCTGATGTTCGGCATCGGCATGGTGCTCAGCGACGAGGAAAAGGTCGCCCCGCTGCGTCGCGCCGTGGAAGGCGTGTTCGAAGTGTCGATGACGCTGATCAACCTGGTCATCCGGCTGGCCCCGTACGCGGTGGCCTGCTTCATGTTCAATCTGGCCGCGCTGTTCGGCTTCGACCTGATCATCCGCCTGGGCGCCTACGTGGGCGTGGTGGTCCTGGCACTGGGCCTGCACATGGTGGTGACCTACGGCACGGCGGTGTGGCTGTCCGGGCGTTCGCCGCTGTCGTTCTTCCGCGACACCCAGGAGGCCACGGTGATGGCCTTCTCCACCGCCTCCAGCAACGCCACCCTGCCCACCGCGCTGCGCGTGGCCGACCAGATGGGCCTGCCGCAGAAAGTATCGCGCTTCGTGCTGACCGTGGGCGCCACCGCCAACCAGAACGGTACCGCGCTGTTCGAGGGCGTGACGGTGATCTTCCTGGCCCAGTTCTTCGGCGTGGACCTGAGCATCGGCCAGCAGATCATGGTGATGGCAGTCTGCATCCTGGGCGGCATCGGCACGGCCGGCGTGCCGTCGGGCTCGTTGCCGGTGGTGGCGATGATCTGCGCCATGGTCGGGGTCAACCCGCTGGGCATCGGCCTGATCCTGGGCGTGAATCACTTCCTGGACATGTGCCGCACCGCCCTGAACGTCACCGGCGACCTGGCCCTGACCACCCTGGTGGCCAAGGGCGAGACCGAGGACAGCCCGGTGCCGGTACAGGTCCAGCGCGACTGA
- a CDS encoding BatD family protein, protein MRGCCWLLLAASSWAQAQTRAWLDRAQISDGDTVTLNIESDAGGTPDYTPLRADFELSGQTSSRQMQWGTGGTTARNLYAVALSPRRTGTLQIPALQVGANRTAPLLLQVGASTAAPAAVPGNAAVFMETEVDDLSPYVQQSVGVVVRLYYASQLVSGELLLDTPAGASMQRVGEDRSLVREVNGRRYNLVERRFLLIPERSGPLQLPAAQFNGRAAGGFFDDMFGGDGRLRATAPARTLQVQPQPANAAQPWLPLHDLRLRYTAAPTQARAGEAATVVVEAVAQGATRAQFPELPALDVGPDAQVFAEPAQFDETFSGNTPQLKLTRRYSIVPRMPGTLRVPGPSMPWWDVKAGEARTATLPALTLQVAAAGAGGAAPSVPVDTRSALPGEATAATNALPLADPATPARPWGWIAAAAGFALLWLLTLWWGWRRVQRGDAAVAPQPGPPGSPAVVVSRAELRRALESQGLDEIIALLAGMGGVVGLEALLARLADPAQREALLAMQRVRWSGQGGDVAAARQALRRAFHDGPHWQAAAVAENNGLAPLYPSGS, encoded by the coding sequence ATGCGCGGCTGCTGCTGGCTGCTGCTGGCGGCGAGCAGCTGGGCGCAGGCGCAGACCCGTGCCTGGCTCGACCGCGCGCAGATCAGCGACGGCGACACGGTCACCCTCAACATCGAGAGTGATGCGGGCGGGACACCGGACTACACGCCCCTGCGCGCCGATTTCGAGCTCAGCGGTCAGACCAGCAGCCGCCAGATGCAATGGGGCACGGGCGGCACCACCGCGCGTAATCTGTATGCAGTGGCTTTGTCGCCGCGCCGCACCGGCACACTGCAGATTCCCGCGTTGCAGGTGGGGGCCAACCGCACCGCGCCGCTGCTGCTACAGGTGGGCGCCAGCACTGCAGCGCCGGCGGCCGTTCCCGGCAATGCGGCGGTGTTCATGGAAACCGAGGTCGACGACCTGTCGCCCTACGTCCAGCAGAGCGTGGGCGTGGTGGTGCGGCTGTACTACGCCTCGCAGCTGGTCTCGGGCGAACTGCTGCTGGATACCCCGGCTGGTGCGTCGATGCAGCGGGTGGGCGAGGACCGCAGCCTGGTGCGCGAGGTCAATGGTCGCCGCTACAACCTGGTGGAGCGGCGCTTCCTGCTGATTCCCGAACGCAGCGGCCCGCTCCAGTTGCCGGCGGCCCAGTTCAACGGACGGGCCGCCGGTGGCTTCTTCGATGACATGTTCGGGGGCGACGGACGGCTGCGCGCCACGGCGCCGGCGCGCACGCTGCAGGTGCAGCCGCAACCTGCCAACGCAGCGCAGCCGTGGCTGCCGCTGCACGACCTGCGCCTGCGGTACACCGCCGCGCCCACCCAGGCACGTGCCGGGGAAGCGGCCACGGTAGTGGTGGAAGCCGTGGCCCAGGGTGCCACCCGCGCGCAGTTCCCGGAACTGCCGGCGCTGGACGTCGGCCCCGACGCCCAGGTGTTCGCCGAACCGGCCCAGTTCGATGAGACCTTCAGCGGCAACACGCCGCAGCTCAAGCTGACCCGGCGCTACTCGATCGTGCCGCGCATGCCGGGCACCCTGCGCGTGCCCGGGCCGAGCATGCCGTGGTGGGACGTGAAAGCTGGCGAGGCGCGCACCGCCACCCTGCCGGCGTTGACCCTGCAGGTCGCCGCCGCGGGCGCGGGCGGTGCTGCGCCGTCGGTGCCGGTGGACACCCGGTCGGCGCTGCCGGGCGAGGCCACCGCGGCCACCAACGCGCTGCCGCTGGCAGACCCGGCAACGCCGGCCCGTCCCTGGGGCTGGATCGCGGCTGCCGCGGGATTTGCGCTGCTCTGGCTGCTGACCCTGTGGTGGGGCTGGCGCCGGGTGCAGCGCGGGGATGCCGCCGTGGCCCCGCAGCCGGGCCCGCCCGGTTCGCCGGCGGTCGTGGTGTCGCGGGCGGAACTGCGCCGTGCCCTGGAAAGCCAAGGGCTGGACGAGATCATCGCGCTGCTGGCAGGCATGGGCGGGGTAGTGGGCCTGGAGGCCCTGCTGGCGCGGCTGGCCGACCCGGCCCAGCGCGAGGCGTTGCTGGCGATGCAGCGGGTGCGCTGGTCCGGCCAGGGCGGCGACGTGGCCGCCGCACGCCAGGCGCTGCGCCGGGCCTTCCATGACGGACCGCACTGGCAGGCCGCCGCGGTGGCGGAAAACAATGGGCTGGCGCCTCTATATCCTTCGGGATCCTGA
- a CDS encoding VWA domain-containing protein: MAAAEAVGMNMDWNALHLVRPHALWLLLALPLIAALWYWRRRRGSAWHGAVDAHLLRHLLVAGGQRAWGGLVALLLGWTLAVVALSGPSWRQVAQPLWQSPAPLVVALDLSSRITATDLPPSRLLQARAKLAALLRERNGGEVALLVYADDAYTVAPLTADTANVALYLDALGPDVMPRDGQRAERALDAAVLLLQQSGARGGDILLLTDRADAAASSAATAARRQGVTVSILGVGTPAGAAYRSGDGQIAQARLDEASLRAVASAGGGQYARMASDDGDLRALGVLTPKTSMDDRRDGNGMAWRDEGFWLLPPLMLLGLWAFRRRALAVVLVACLAAPLALPTPAQAAEGTWWRRADQVDQQALGAGVEAYRRGDFKAAQAQFEGIDSDAGWYNLGNALARQGQYDAAIDAYDKALRKTPGMPDAVANRAAVDAARKRKPPSAPPKDGQGKQPPTSPPSQGQGQPGKDAGQPPKQPGQQSPDQPPGTPAQGKDTQDAGNPEPNPAAQAQADAAQRQQMQQALQRQGKDGKDTPAQRQAAETPQQREQRQAVEAWMRRVPDDPGSLLRAKFQLENERRKREGR, from the coding sequence ATGGCTGCTGCCGAGGCGGTGGGCATGAACATGGACTGGAACGCACTGCACCTGGTGCGCCCGCACGCGCTGTGGCTGCTGCTGGCGCTGCCGCTGATCGCCGCCCTCTGGTACTGGCGCCGCCGCCGCGGCAGTGCCTGGCACGGTGCCGTGGATGCGCATCTGCTGCGTCACCTGCTGGTGGCCGGCGGGCAGCGTGCCTGGGGTGGGCTGGTGGCGCTGCTGCTGGGGTGGACGCTTGCCGTGGTGGCGTTGTCAGGCCCCAGCTGGCGGCAGGTAGCGCAGCCCTTGTGGCAATCGCCGGCACCGCTGGTCGTCGCACTGGACCTGTCTTCGCGGATCACCGCTACCGACCTTCCTCCATCGCGGCTGCTGCAGGCGCGGGCCAAGCTGGCCGCGCTGCTGCGCGAGCGTAACGGCGGTGAGGTTGCCTTGTTGGTGTATGCCGACGATGCGTACACGGTGGCGCCCTTGACCGCCGATACCGCCAACGTGGCGCTCTATCTGGATGCGCTGGGCCCGGACGTGATGCCGCGCGACGGCCAGCGGGCCGAGCGCGCGCTGGATGCGGCCGTGCTCCTGCTCCAGCAGTCCGGCGCACGCGGCGGCGACATCCTGCTGCTCACCGATCGCGCCGACGCCGCCGCCAGCAGCGCGGCCACCGCGGCGCGCCGCCAGGGCGTGACGGTCTCGATACTTGGCGTGGGCACGCCCGCCGGCGCCGCCTACCGCAGTGGCGACGGACAGATTGCCCAGGCGCGCCTGGACGAAGCGTCCCTGCGCGCGGTGGCCAGTGCCGGGGGCGGTCAGTACGCGCGGATGGCCAGCGACGATGGCGACCTGCGCGCCTTGGGCGTGCTGACGCCCAAGACAAGCATGGACGATCGCCGCGACGGCAATGGCATGGCGTGGCGGGACGAAGGCTTCTGGTTGCTGCCCCCGCTGATGCTGCTGGGGTTGTGGGCGTTCCGCCGACGCGCCCTGGCTGTGGTGCTGGTGGCCTGCCTGGCCGCGCCGCTGGCGTTGCCCACCCCCGCGCAGGCCGCCGAAGGCACCTGGTGGAGGCGTGCCGACCAGGTGGACCAGCAGGCACTGGGTGCGGGGGTGGAAGCCTACCGCCGGGGCGACTTCAAGGCCGCCCAGGCGCAGTTCGAGGGCATCGACAGCGACGCCGGCTGGTACAACCTGGGCAACGCGCTGGCCCGCCAGGGCCAGTACGACGCTGCGATTGACGCCTACGACAAGGCGTTGCGCAAGACGCCGGGGATGCCCGACGCGGTCGCCAACCGTGCGGCGGTGGATGCCGCCCGCAAGCGCAAGCCGCCGTCGGCGCCGCCCAAGGACGGCCAGGGCAAGCAGCCGCCCACCTCGCCACCGTCGCAGGGCCAGGGCCAACCGGGCAAAGATGCCGGCCAGCCGCCGAAGCAGCCCGGGCAGCAGAGCCCTGACCAGCCGCCGGGCACGCCGGCGCAGGGCAAGGACACACAGGACGCCGGCAACCCCGAGCCCAACCCCGCCGCGCAGGCCCAGGCCGATGCGGCCCAGCGGCAGCAGATGCAGCAGGCGCTGCAGCGGCAGGGCAAGGACGGCAAGGACACCCCGGCGCAGCGGCAGGCCGCGGAAACCCCGCAGCAGCGCGAGCAGCGCCAGGCCGTGGAAGCGTGGATGCGACGGGTGCCGGATGATCCGGGCAGCCTGTTGCGCGCCAAGTTCCAACTCGAAAACGAACGCAGGAAACGGGAAGGACGATGA
- a CDS encoding VWA domain-containing protein: MPEHWAAWLPSWLAWLDTLAWPWMLAALPLPVLMHWWPQRSATAAALRVPYAAAQLQALGVAAGGRSLGLGRLVLWLAWVCLCVAAARPQQLGEAVTPPQQGRQMMLAVDVSGSMSEADMLLGHQVVDRLTAAKAVLADFLDRRAGDRVGLLIFGERAYTLTPLTSDLASVRLQLGDSVVGLAGRETAIGDAIALAVKRLREQPQGQRVLILLTDGVSNAGVLEPLRAAELAKAEGVRVYTVAFGGDGGFSLFGVQIAPGEDPVDEATLQKIATLTGGRAFRARNTDELAGIYAELQRLEPVASAGPAVRPRIERYAWPLALSLLLAGLAWLLPRRWA, encoded by the coding sequence ATGCCCGAACACTGGGCTGCCTGGTTGCCCAGCTGGCTGGCATGGTTGGACACGCTGGCCTGGCCGTGGATGCTGGCCGCGCTGCCGTTGCCGGTGCTGATGCACTGGTGGCCACAGCGCAGCGCCACCGCTGCCGCCCTGCGCGTGCCCTATGCGGCGGCGCAGTTGCAGGCGTTGGGCGTGGCCGCGGGCGGGCGTTCGCTGGGGCTGGGGCGGCTGGTGTTGTGGCTGGCCTGGGTCTGTCTGTGCGTGGCTGCCGCGCGCCCGCAACAACTGGGTGAGGCGGTGACGCCGCCGCAGCAGGGACGACAGATGATGCTGGCCGTCGATGTGTCGGGCAGCATGAGCGAAGCAGACATGCTGCTCGGGCACCAGGTGGTGGATCGTTTGACGGCCGCCAAGGCCGTGCTGGCGGATTTCCTCGACCGGCGTGCCGGTGATCGCGTCGGTCTGCTGATCTTCGGCGAACGCGCCTACACGTTGACCCCGCTGACCAGTGACCTGGCCAGCGTGCGCCTGCAACTGGGCGACAGCGTCGTAGGCCTGGCCGGGCGCGAAACCGCCATCGGCGATGCGATCGCGCTGGCGGTGAAACGCCTGCGCGAACAACCGCAGGGGCAGCGCGTGCTGATCCTGCTTACCGACGGCGTAAGCAACGCCGGCGTGCTTGAACCGCTGCGCGCGGCAGAACTGGCCAAGGCCGAAGGCGTACGCGTGTACACCGTGGCCTTCGGCGGCGACGGCGGCTTCAGCCTGTTCGGCGTGCAGATCGCACCGGGCGAAGACCCTGTTGATGAAGCCACCCTGCAGAAGATTGCCACGCTCACCGGTGGCCGCGCATTCCGCGCGCGCAATACCGACGAACTGGCGGGGATCTATGCCGAACTGCAGCGCCTTGAGCCGGTGGCGTCGGCCGGGCCGGCGGTGCGCCCCCGCATCGAACGGTATGCCTGGCCGTTGGCGCTGTCGCTGCTGTTGGCCGGGCTGGCATGGCTGCTGCCGAGGCGGTGGGCATGA
- a CDS encoding DUF4381 family protein: protein MSAASSLPLRDVHVPPSPPWWPPAPGWWLVLAALLGVVALLWWWRARRRRREQRWMRLFDDGVAQATTRMDEVAAIAALLRRAARTHQPGAELLQGDAWLEFLDEPGSRAFSDGDGRLLLDGGYRPQVDAEAATRLRVLARRRFLGLMSGRRR from the coding sequence ATGAGCGCGGCCAGCAGTCTGCCGCTGCGCGACGTGCACGTGCCGCCGTCACCGCCGTGGTGGCCACCGGCCCCGGGCTGGTGGCTGGTGCTGGCGGCACTGCTGGGTGTGGTCGCGCTGCTGTGGTGGTGGCGTGCGCGTCGCCGTCGCCGTGAACAACGGTGGATGCGATTGTTCGACGATGGCGTGGCGCAGGCGACCACCCGGATGGATGAAGTGGCTGCCATCGCCGCGCTGCTGCGTCGTGCCGCGCGGACCCATCAACCCGGTGCCGAGCTGCTGCAGGGCGACGCCTGGCTCGAATTCCTCGATGAGCCCGGCAGTCGCGCCTTCTCCGATGGCGACGGCCGGCTGCTGTTGGACGGCGGCTACCGCCCCCAGGTGGACGCCGAGGCTGCCACGCGGCTGCGGGTGCTGGCGCGCCGGCGCTTCCTCGGGCTGATGTCGGGGCGTCGCCGATGA
- a CDS encoding DUF58 domain-containing protein, which yields MESNVDSAAGTTMGDGLRPSLAELVALRRNAHRLAPARRGRLGHAGSAPAPMRGRGMEYAESREYVAGDDARHIDWRVTARTGRAHTKLFQAERERLTLLVADTDPVLYFGTRVRFKSVQAARVGAIAAWLAQRQGDRLGALRGSAVEAPVPPAGGTRGVLRVLDALTRWYAEPPSDDAGLDRALEHAARLLRPGARVVVLADPGQAAAISVARWTALAMHHEVVVMLLVDPLELAPPAAPLAFLSQGRRVTLDLDRANVREHWRTRFVAPLETLQKQLSSRRIQVHVVATDDVSDCWLTPMPSAVVA from the coding sequence ATGGAATCCAACGTGGACAGCGCGGCAGGCACGACCATGGGCGACGGCCTGCGCCCCAGCCTGGCCGAACTGGTCGCCTTGCGGCGCAATGCGCACCGGTTGGCGCCGGCCCGGCGGGGTCGGCTTGGCCATGCCGGCAGCGCGCCCGCGCCGATGCGGGGGCGCGGCATGGAATACGCCGAGTCGCGCGAATACGTGGCGGGCGACGACGCACGCCACATCGACTGGCGGGTCACCGCCCGCACCGGGCGCGCCCATACCAAGTTGTTCCAGGCCGAGCGCGAGCGCCTGACCCTGCTGGTGGCCGACACCGACCCGGTGCTGTATTTCGGCACGCGGGTGCGCTTCAAGTCGGTGCAGGCCGCGCGCGTCGGCGCGATTGCCGCCTGGCTGGCGCAGCGCCAGGGCGATCGCCTGGGTGCACTGCGCGGCAGTGCGGTTGAAGCGCCAGTGCCGCCTGCCGGTGGCACCCGGGGCGTCCTGCGCGTGCTGGATGCCTTGACCCGCTGGTACGCCGAACCGCCTTCCGACGATGCCGGGCTGGACCGTGCACTGGAACATGCCGCCCGCCTGCTGCGGCCGGGCGCGCGCGTGGTGGTGTTGGCCGACCCCGGCCAGGCCGCGGCCATCAGCGTTGCACGGTGGACCGCGCTGGCGATGCACCACGAAGTGGTGGTGATGCTGCTGGTGGATCCGCTTGAGCTGGCCCCTCCGGCGGCACCGCTGGCGTTCCTGTCGCAGGGGCGCCGCGTGACGCTCGACTTGGACCGCGCGAATGTCCGCGAGCACTGGCGCACGCGCTTCGTGGCCCCGCTGGAGACACTGCAGAAGCAGCTGTCGTCGCGCCGCATCCAGGTGCATGTGGTGGCCACCGATGACGTCAGCGACTGCTGGTTGACCCCGATGCCCTCGGCGGTGGTGGCATGA
- a CDS encoding MoxR family ATPase gives MNSIPPLPDALPGAVTPSVEREVSRLHDGFRALRDALAGEIVGQAALVDRLLTALLADGHLLVEGAPGLAKTTAIRALAARLEADFSRVQFTPDLLPADLTGTEIWRPQEGRFEFVPGPIFHPILLADEINRAPAKVQSALLEAMGERQVTVGRHTYALPALFLVMATQNPIEQEGTFPLPEAQLDRFLMHVRIGYPDSDAEAEILRLARERARDALGTPPPAPARMPLQDVFDARKAVLSLHMAPALERYLIEIVLASRDAARYDPALARRIAWGASPRGSIALERCARARAWLAGRDFVTPDDVRSVAPDVLRHRVLPSYEATAEGWDGDRLVAELLARVPAP, from the coding sequence ATGAATTCCATTCCCCCACTTCCCGATGCGCTCCCCGGGGCCGTCACGCCGTCGGTCGAACGCGAGGTCTCTCGCCTGCACGACGGCTTCCGCGCCCTGCGCGATGCACTGGCCGGCGAGATCGTCGGCCAGGCGGCGCTGGTCGATCGGCTCCTGACCGCCTTGCTGGCCGATGGCCACCTGCTGGTCGAAGGCGCCCCGGGGCTGGCCAAGACCACCGCCATCCGCGCGCTGGCCGCGCGCCTGGAGGCGGACTTCTCACGCGTGCAGTTCACCCCGGACCTGTTGCCGGCCGATCTGACCGGCACCGAGATCTGGCGCCCGCAGGAGGGCCGCTTCGAGTTCGTGCCGGGGCCGATCTTCCACCCGATCCTGCTGGCCGACGAAATCAACCGCGCCCCGGCCAAGGTGCAGTCGGCGCTGCTGGAGGCGATGGGCGAGCGGCAGGTCACCGTCGGCCGGCACACCTACGCGCTGCCGGCGTTGTTCCTGGTGATGGCCACGCAGAACCCGATCGAGCAGGAAGGCACCTTCCCGCTGCCCGAAGCGCAGCTGGACCGTTTCCTGATGCATGTGCGCATTGGCTATCCCGACTCCGATGCCGAAGCGGAGATCCTTCGCCTGGCGCGCGAGCGTGCGCGCGACGCCCTGGGCACGCCGCCGCCGGCCCCGGCGCGGATGCCGCTGCAGGATGTGTTCGACGCCCGCAAGGCGGTGCTGTCGCTGCACATGGCGCCGGCATTGGAGCGCTATCTGATCGAAATCGTGCTGGCCTCCCGCGACGCCGCCCGTTACGACCCGGCGCTGGCCCGTCGCATCGCCTGGGGCGCCAGCCCGCGTGGCTCGATTGCGCTGGAGCGCTGCGCGCGTGCGCGTGCCTGGCTTGCCGGCCGCGACTTCGTCACCCCCGATGACGTGCGCAGCGTGGCCCCGGACGTGCTGCGGCACCGCGTGCTGCCCAGCTACGAAGCCACCGCCGAAGGCTGGGACGGCGACCGCCTGGTGGCCGAACTGCTGGCGCGCGTACCGGCACCCTGA
- a CDS encoding type IV pilus secretin PilQ family protein — MTFSNAMRQRPDRRPKLIHLCALGVALMVANGTLLAATPAAAAPQPAASAAPITAPASLSVSKIDFKRGDDGAGRLILQFDGKGASPDLRTQGNNVVIDVGNVRLPENLQKSINVVDFATPVQRIDPKPYGGGTQLVLNTNTAFESLAYQTGNEYVVEISPRKEAPATGAINATTVTQAATAIAQRGYSGKPVTFNFQDVPVRTVLQLIAEESNLNVVASDSVEGNVTLRLVNVPWDQALDIVLRAKGLDKRREGGVVWVAPQPELAKFEQDKEDARIAIENREDLVTDYIQINYHNAAQIFKALTEAKGIGGNSGGSGGGSGSSSQEDSGFLSSRGRIVADERTNTLMISDIPKKLARMRELINVIDRPVDQVLIESRIVIATDSFARELGAKFGISGARDNVYFGGNVEQNHANATSNSTNATQYARDVAAWEAGGRTGAIPVRTPNTLSGSNLNWNLPVAAASNPGSLALSILNAGYLLDVELSAMQQESRGELISNPRVVTTNQREALIKQGKEIAYVTITGGGSGGAATPNVQFKEVVLELKVTPTITNDNRVFLNMSVKKDEVESYIRLQGYGEVPTINRREVNTAVLVEDGQTVVIGGVYEFTDRNSINKVPFLGDVPFLGNLFKKRSRNKDKAELLVFVTPKVLRVAKRAD; from the coding sequence ATGACCTTTTCCAATGCCATGCGGCAGCGTCCCGACAGGCGCCCGAAGCTGATCCACCTGTGCGCGCTGGGAGTCGCGCTCATGGTGGCCAATGGCACGCTGTTGGCGGCCACGCCCGCCGCAGCGGCTCCGCAGCCTGCCGCCAGCGCCGCGCCGATCACCGCGCCGGCTTCGCTGTCGGTATCCAAGATCGATTTCAAGCGCGGTGACGACGGCGCCGGGCGGTTGATCCTGCAGTTCGACGGCAAGGGCGCCAGCCCGGACCTGCGCACCCAGGGCAACAACGTGGTGATCGACGTCGGCAACGTACGCCTGCCGGAGAACCTGCAGAAGTCGATCAACGTGGTCGATTTCGCCACGCCGGTGCAGCGCATCGATCCCAAGCCCTACGGCGGCGGCACCCAGCTGGTGCTCAACACCAATACCGCGTTCGAGTCGCTGGCCTATCAGACCGGCAACGAGTATGTGGTGGAGATCAGCCCGCGCAAGGAGGCCCCGGCCACCGGCGCGATCAATGCCACCACCGTGACCCAGGCGGCCACCGCCATTGCCCAGCGCGGGTACAGCGGCAAGCCGGTGACCTTCAACTTCCAGGACGTGCCGGTGCGCACGGTGCTGCAGTTGATCGCCGAAGAGTCCAACCTGAACGTGGTGGCCTCCGACAGCGTTGAAGGCAACGTCACCCTGCGTCTGGTCAACGTGCCGTGGGACCAGGCGCTGGACATCGTGCTGCGCGCCAAGGGCCTGGACAAGCGTCGCGAAGGCGGCGTGGTGTGGGTCGCCCCGCAGCCGGAACTGGCCAAGTTCGAGCAGGACAAGGAAGACGCACGGATCGCGATCGAGAACCGCGAAGACCTGGTCACCGATTACATCCAGATCAACTACCACAACGCCGCGCAGATCTTCAAAGCGCTGACCGAAGCCAAGGGCATCGGCGGCAACAGCGGTGGCAGCGGTGGTGGCAGCGGCAGCAGTTCGCAGGAAGACAGCGGCTTCCTGTCCTCGCGGGGGCGCATCGTTGCCGACGAGCGCACCAATACGCTGATGATCAGCGACATTCCGAAGAAGCTGGCGCGCATGCGCGAGCTGATCAACGTGATCGACCGCCCGGTCGACCAGGTATTGATCGAAAGCCGCATCGTCATCGCCACCGATTCGTTTGCCCGGGAGCTGGGTGCCAAGTTCGGTATCAGCGGTGCGCGCGACAACGTGTACTTCGGTGGCAACGTTGAACAGAACCACGCCAACGCCACCAGCAATTCCACCAATGCCACCCAGTACGCCCGCGACGTGGCGGCATGGGAGGCCGGTGGCCGCACGGGCGCAATACCCGTGCGGACGCCGAACACGCTGAGCGGCAGCAACCTCAACTGGAACCTGCCCGTCGCGGCCGCCTCCAACCCGGGTTCGTTGGCACTGTCGATCCTCAACGCCGGTTACCTGCTGGACGTGGAGTTGTCCGCCATGCAGCAGGAGTCGCGTGGCGAATTGATCTCCAACCCGCGCGTGGTGACCACCAACCAGCGCGAAGCACTGATCAAGCAGGGTAAGGAAATCGCCTACGTCACCATCACCGGTGGCGGCAGCGGTGGTGCCGCAACGCCCAACGTGCAGTTCAAGGAAGTGGTGCTGGAGTTGAAGGTCACCCCGACCATCACCAACGACAACCGCGTGTTCCTGAACATGTCGGTCAAGAAGGATGAAGTCGAGAGCTACATCCGTCTGCAGGGGTACGGTGAAGTGCCGACGATCAATCGCCGTGAAGTGAACACGGCCGTGCTGGTGGAGGACGGCCAGACCGTCGTCATCGGTGGCGTGTACGAGTTCACCGACCGCAACAGCATCAACAAGGTGCCGTTCCTGGGCGACGTGCCGTTCCTGGGCAACCTGTTCAAGAAGCGTAGCCGCAACAAGGACAAGGCCGAGCTGTTGGTCTTCGTGACCCCGAAGGTACTGCGGGTTGCAAAGCGCGCCGACTGA
- a CDS encoding pilus assembly protein PilP, whose translation MSLGMTARVCGLLVLALLAGCARGISSTPGDAPNLEKWVEDVRARPAPPLEPLPVMQQFETFEYSAQGMRDPFTDAWTNPQGGSGLRPDPNRRKEPLEAFPLDALDMVGSLGRGGGLVALVMAPDKVTYRVRPGVYLGQSDGRVTGVFEDRIELIELVPDGAGGWLERPASLALEDQ comes from the coding sequence ATGAGCCTGGGGATGACCGCACGGGTATGCGGGTTGCTGGTGCTGGCACTGCTGGCCGGTTGCGCACGCGGGATAAGCAGTACCCCGGGCGATGCGCCGAACCTGGAAAAGTGGGTGGAGGACGTGCGTGCGCGCCCGGCGCCCCCGCTTGAGCCACTGCCGGTGATGCAGCAGTTCGAAACGTTCGAGTATTCCGCGCAGGGGATGCGGGATCCGTTCACCGATGCCTGGACCAATCCGCAGGGCGGGTCGGGGCTGCGTCCGGACCCGAACCGTCGCAAGGAACCGCTGGAAGCCTTCCCGCTGGATGCCTTGGACATGGTGGGTTCGCTCGGCCGGGGCGGCGGGCTGGTCGCACTGGTGATGGCGCCGGACAAGGTCACCTATCGGGTGCGTCCGGGCGTCTATCTGGGGCAGAGCGACGGCCGGGTGACCGGGGTCTTCGAAGACCGGATCGAACTGATTGAACTGGTGCCGGATGGCGCGGGCGGCTGGCTGGAACGGCCTGCATCGCTTGCGCTTGAAGATCAATGA